From a region of the Flavobacterium sediminilitoris genome:
- a CDS encoding S8 family serine peptidase: MKKNITLLTCLLLNLISYSQTLKQRSEIVSNYDLEKLDDLKKRLTERNLRNKEIVRNKVARLGIKESFVDDKGSYYELMYFDGDFPIYYMTHNAGSAVTARVDAINTGGSEGLDLNGQNMIVGVWDGGPIRRTHLDLGSNRVVWKDNQVFSVSDEETSHAVHVAGTIISSGQNNPAAKGLAYEAQVWGNTFANDEPEIISQVSEGLILSNHSYGIPATDAPTYYLGAYISQSKEWDDIHFNAPYYQAVLSAGNDRGKAVDTKGGRDLLVGNKNSKNTIVVAAVGQVNNYTDASSVVMSSFSSWGPTDDYRIKPDISAKGVNVLSLDSDSDIDYGTKSGTSMASPAVTAVLTLFQQHYNNLYQNFMRASTLKAVMINSADEAGDFEGPDYKFGWGLINAKKGVEVITNKNNGGAIIEELNLLNGQTFTKDITYDGSSPLRITVVWTDPSGSINTGVVDQTTSRLVNDLDVRVVKGAEINYPWVLNSYFVQSGAIRDDNPYDNVESVDVLNPSGDYQIVVSHKGNLVGGSQNFSLVVSGVNQVLSTPKNDISVLGFQVYPNPLLNDVLNLKLNSRNLDGLNQVLILDMQARVVKQFLDFDIINNNVQFNVSDLVKGVYFVGINVDGKMYYEKMIKN, translated from the coding sequence ATGAAAAAAAATATTACGTTATTGACTTGCTTGCTTTTGAATCTTATATCTTATTCGCAAACACTGAAACAAAGATCTGAGATAGTTTCTAATTATGACTTGGAAAAGTTAGATGATTTAAAAAAAAGACTCACAGAGAGAAATCTTAGAAATAAAGAAATTGTAAGAAATAAAGTTGCAAGATTAGGTATTAAAGAGAGCTTTGTAGATGATAAAGGGAGTTATTATGAGTTGATGTATTTTGATGGAGATTTTCCAATTTATTATATGACACATAATGCTGGTTCTGCTGTTACGGCGAGAGTTGATGCTATTAATACAGGAGGAAGTGAAGGATTGGATTTAAATGGTCAAAATATGATTGTTGGTGTTTGGGATGGAGGTCCTATACGTAGAACTCATTTGGATTTAGGGAGTAATCGAGTAGTTTGGAAAGATAATCAAGTGTTTTCTGTTTCAGATGAAGAAACTTCTCATGCGGTTCACGTGGCAGGGACTATAATTTCTTCTGGTCAAAATAATCCAGCAGCAAAAGGGCTTGCTTATGAGGCTCAGGTATGGGGTAATACGTTTGCTAATGATGAACCAGAAATAATTAGTCAGGTCTCTGAGGGTTTGATACTTTCAAATCATTCTTATGGTATTCCTGCAACAGATGCGCCAACTTATTATCTAGGAGCGTATATTTCACAGTCAAAAGAATGGGATGATATACATTTTAATGCGCCTTATTATCAAGCTGTGCTTTCTGCCGGTAATGATAGAGGAAAAGCAGTGGATACAAAAGGAGGAAGAGACTTGTTGGTAGGAAATAAGAATTCAAAAAACACAATTGTTGTAGCAGCAGTAGGTCAGGTTAATAATTATACCGATGCGAGCTCGGTTGTTATGAGTTCTTTTAGTAGTTGGGGGCCAACAGATGATTATAGGATAAAACCAGATATTTCTGCTAAAGGTGTTAATGTGTTGTCTTTGGATTCGGATTCAGACATTGATTATGGAACTAAGAGCGGAACATCAATGGCTTCTCCAGCTGTTACTGCTGTTTTGACATTGTTTCAACAACATTATAATAATTTGTATCAAAATTTTATGAGAGCCTCAACATTAAAAGCTGTTATGATAAACTCTGCGGATGAAGCAGGTGATTTTGAAGGACCAGATTATAAGTTTGGATGGGGATTGATAAATGCAAAAAAAGGGGTTGAAGTTATAACTAATAAAAATAATGGAGGGGCTATAATTGAAGAGTTGAATTTGTTAAATGGGCAAACTTTTACTAAGGATATAACTTATGATGGTTCATCTCCATTAAGAATTACTGTTGTGTGGACTGATCCATCGGGTTCTATTAATACGGGTGTGGTTGATCAAACGACTTCAAGATTAGTTAATGATTTAGATGTTAGGGTTGTTAAAGGAGCTGAAATTAATTATCCATGGGTTTTAAATAGTTATTTTGTGCAAAGTGGAGCAATAAGAGATGATAATCCTTATGATAATGTGGAATCAGTCGATGTTTTAAATCCTTCTGGTGACTATCAGATAGTTGTTTCTCATAAAGGGAATCTTGTAGGTGGAAGTCAGAATTTTTCTTTGGTTGTTTCTGGTGTAAATCAGGTTTTAAGTACTCCAAAGAATGATATTTCTGTATTAGGGTTTCAGGTATATCCAAACCCATTATTAAATGATGTTTTGAATTTAAAATTAAATTCTAGAAATTTAGATGGGTTAAATCAGGTTTTGATTTTAGATATGCAAGCTAGAGTTGTTAAACAGTTCTTGGACTTTGATATTATAAATAATAATGTACAGTTTAATGTGTCTGATTTAGTTAAAGGGGTCTATTTTGTAGGAATAAATGTTGATGGTAAAATGTATTACGAGAAAATGATTAAAAATTAA
- a CDS encoding pyridoxal-phosphate dependent enzyme, giving the protein MKYAKNILETIGNTPLVKINKLTKEIDALVLAKVETFNPGNSVKDRMAVKMIEDAEADGRLKPGGTIIEGTSGNTGMGLALAAIVKGYKLICVISDKQSKEKMDILRAVGARVVVCPTDVEPTDPRSYYSVSKRLATETENAWYVNQYDNPSNAIAHYEQTAPEIWEQTEGKITHFVVGVGTGGTISGVAKYLKEKNPNVKIWGIDTYGSVFKKYHETGIFDENEIYSYITEGIGEDILPKNVDFSLIDGFTKVTDKDAAVYTRKLALEEGIFVGNSAGAAIKGLLQLKEHFKPEDVVVVLFHDSGSRYVGKMFNDDWMRERGFLEEEVTKALDLIKDHQDKPLVIVRTEELVSHAIERLKKYKISQIPVIDTTGFVGSIDETDLFRSYVEDKNIADKPIKDIMGKPYPIVKASTSMEEISKLINKDNQAVLVELENGKHHIVTKHDIISSIK; this is encoded by the coding sequence ATGAAATACGCAAAAAATATATTAGAAACTATTGGAAATACACCGTTAGTAAAAATAAATAAACTTACTAAAGAAATCGACGCATTAGTTCTAGCAAAAGTAGAAACCTTTAATCCAGGAAATTCTGTAAAAGACAGAATGGCTGTTAAAATGATTGAAGATGCGGAAGCAGACGGAAGATTAAAACCAGGCGGAACCATAATTGAAGGAACATCAGGAAACACAGGAATGGGATTAGCACTTGCCGCAATTGTGAAAGGATATAAGTTAATTTGTGTTATTTCAGATAAGCAATCAAAAGAAAAAATGGATATTCTTCGTGCTGTTGGAGCAAGAGTAGTAGTATGTCCAACAGATGTTGAACCAACAGATCCACGTTCTTATTACTCGGTTTCAAAACGTTTAGCAACTGAAACTGAAAACGCATGGTATGTAAATCAATACGATAACCCAAGTAATGCAATTGCACATTACGAACAAACTGCACCAGAGATTTGGGAACAAACTGAAGGAAAAATTACACATTTTGTAGTAGGAGTAGGAACAGGTGGAACTATTTCTGGAGTTGCAAAATATCTTAAAGAGAAAAATCCAAACGTGAAAATATGGGGAATAGATACCTATGGTTCAGTATTTAAAAAATATCATGAAACAGGAATTTTTGATGAAAATGAAATTTATTCTTATATAACAGAAGGAATTGGAGAAGATATTTTACCTAAAAACGTTGATTTTTCACTAATTGATGGTTTTACAAAAGTAACAGATAAAGATGCAGCAGTTTATACAAGAAAACTAGCATTAGAAGAAGGGATATTTGTAGGGAACTCAGCAGGAGCAGCTATAAAAGGGTTATTACAGTTAAAAGAACATTTTAAACCAGAAGATGTTGTAGTGGTTTTATTTCACGATTCAGGAAGTAGATATGTCGGAAAAATGTTTAATGATGATTGGATGAGAGAAAGAGGATTCTTAGAAGAAGAAGTAACAAAAGCATTAGATTTAATTAAAGATCATCAAGATAAGCCATTAGTAATTGTACGAACAGAAGAATTAGTATCTCATGCAATTGAAAGACTAAAAAAATATAAAATTTCTCAAATTCCAGTTATAGATACAACAGGTTTTGTAGGAAGCATTGATGAAACAGATTTGTTTAGAAGTTATGTTGAAGATAAAAATATAGCAGATAAACCAATAAAAGATATTATGGGTAAACCATATCCAATTGTTAAAGCTTCAACTTCAATGGAAGAAATTTCTAAATTAATAAATAAAGATAATCAAGCCGTTTTAGTAGAATTAGAAAACGGAAAACATCATATTGTTACTAAACATGATATTATAAGTTCAATAAAATAA
- a CDS encoding ribonuclease HII translates to MLINRHTSFTFECGTDEAGRGCLAGPVTAAAVILPIEFKSVLLNDSKQLSEKNRFKLKPIIEEEALAFSFTHIYNEEIDEINILNASMKAMQESILKLKTTPEYIIVDGNRAIFSKLNLKNTHGKKFTLEEIDFLKKIPNESIIKGDSKYLSIAAASVLAKTYRDEYMDKIHEEFPMYNWKKNKGYPTKEHREAIKKYGPTKYHRISFKLLPEQLTLDL, encoded by the coding sequence ATGTTAATCAATCGACATACATCTTTTACTTTTGAATGTGGAACAGATGAAGCTGGGAGAGGTTGCCTCGCTGGCCCGGTAACTGCTGCTGCTGTAATTCTTCCTATAGAATTCAAATCGGTTTTACTAAACGATTCCAAGCAGCTATCAGAAAAAAATAGATTTAAATTAAAACCAATTATAGAAGAAGAAGCTTTAGCTTTTTCTTTTACACATATCTATAATGAGGAAATTGACGAAATAAATATATTGAATGCTTCAATGAAAGCAATGCAAGAATCTATTTTAAAATTAAAAACGACTCCAGAATACATTATTGTAGACGGGAACAGGGCTATTTTCTCAAAATTAAACCTAAAGAATACTCATGGTAAAAAATTCACACTTGAAGAAATTGATTTTTTAAAAAAAATTCCTAATGAAAGCATAATAAAAGGTGACTCTAAATATTTAAGTATTGCAGCTGCTTCTGTTTTAGCAAAAACATATAGAGATGAATATATGGATAAAATTCATGAAGAATTTCCAATGTATAATTGGAAAAAAAACAAAGGATACCCTACAAAAGAACATCGTGAAGCCATAAAAAAATATGGTCCCACAAAATATCATAGAATAAGTTTTAAATTATTACCCGAACAATTAACTTTAGATTTATAA
- a CDS encoding putative porin, giving the protein MKNLFFLFLILSSSFTFSQKNVSKTENNIIKKDTLKVLKPLNIADIDEKPSIELYKIYTLDRDTTFLDTTLSIQKEYKYNLLRKDIFGLIAFANEGHTYNTLDYSLVKKSIHPSMGFSAKHFNYLEIEDIKYYNVPTPLSDLYFKTVMEQGQSVDAFLTVNTKPNLNFSIAYKGLRSNGKYINNISSSGNFRFTTSYFTKDKRYILNAHFTGQDISNQENGGIKDINLFEESENPYNERERIDVYFRNATSLLKGNRFLIDHSFKLNKNNPNSLIFTHQFNHEYKFFNYTQLTADKRFGDFYSGSINNKTRYNHLYNKLGVGFTTKKYGDVSFFVEDNTYNYFYKSIVFDNIGNTLVPNAINERITSIGGNYTYYVNKLKANLLISNAITDQSVSNIEATLNYKLNEDYQFVFKYQKLNSLPNLNYTLYQSNYVDYNWANNFKNEKKNQFHFSALTKWINLEAQYSILDDYLYFDNITNNIDTLTVKPFQNNKTINYTSIKVSKEIKFWKLALDNTFLYQNVENSDKTLNVPQFVTRNSLYFSEHIFKKAMFIQTGIIFNYFTEYYANDYNPLLGEFYVQNERKIGGFPMFDFFINAKVRQTRIFLKAEHFNSAWTGYNFYSAPNYPYRDFIVRFGLVWNFFK; this is encoded by the coding sequence ATGAAAAACCTATTTTTTTTATTTTTAATATTATCTTCGTCATTTACTTTTTCACAAAAGAATGTATCAAAAACAGAGAATAATATTATAAAGAAAGATACTCTAAAAGTACTAAAACCTTTGAATATAGCTGATATAGATGAGAAACCATCTATAGAGTTGTATAAAATTTATACTCTTGATAGAGATACTACATTTTTAGATACAACTTTGTCAATTCAAAAAGAATATAAATATAATTTACTAAGAAAAGATATTTTTGGATTAATAGCGTTTGCTAATGAAGGGCATACATATAATACATTAGATTATTCTTTAGTTAAGAAATCAATTCACCCATCAATGGGTTTTTCAGCAAAACATTTTAATTATTTAGAAATAGAAGATATTAAATATTATAATGTTCCAACACCTTTGTCTGATTTGTATTTTAAAACGGTAATGGAGCAAGGGCAATCAGTTGACGCTTTTTTGACAGTAAATACAAAACCTAATTTAAATTTTTCTATTGCTTATAAAGGATTGCGATCAAATGGAAAATATATAAATAACATATCAAGTTCTGGAAATTTCAGATTCACTACGAGTTATTTTACAAAAGATAAACGATATATATTAAATGCCCATTTTACAGGGCAAGACATTTCAAATCAAGAAAATGGAGGAATCAAAGATATAAATCTATTTGAAGAGAGTGAAAATCCATATAATGAAAGGGAAAGAATCGATGTTTATTTTAGAAACGCAACATCACTTTTAAAAGGAAATCGATTTCTTATTGACCATTCATTCAAATTGAATAAAAACAATCCAAATAGTTTAATTTTTACTCATCAATTTAATCACGAGTATAAGTTTTTCAATTATACACAATTAACAGCAGATAAGAGGTTTGGAGATTTTTATTCTGGTTCAATAAATAATAAAACAAGATATAATCATTTATATAATAAATTAGGAGTTGGCTTTACAACTAAAAAGTATGGAGATGTTTCCTTCTTCGTAGAAGATAATACATACAATTATTTTTATAAAAGTATTGTTTTTGATAATATAGGAAATACGTTAGTCCCTAATGCAATTAATGAAAGAATAACTTCTATAGGAGGAAATTATACATATTATGTAAATAAATTAAAGGCCAATTTGTTAATTTCAAATGCAATTACAGATCAATCTGTTTCAAATATTGAAGCAACGCTAAATTATAAATTAAATGAGGATTATCAATTTGTTTTTAAATATCAAAAGTTAAATAGTTTACCAAATCTTAATTACACATTATATCAAAGTAACTATGTAGATTATAATTGGGCAAATAATTTTAAAAATGAAAAGAAAAATCAATTTCATTTCTCAGCATTAACAAAATGGATAAATCTTGAAGCACAATATTCAATTTTAGACGATTATCTATATTTCGATAATATCACAAATAATATTGATACACTTACAGTAAAACCTTTTCAAAATAATAAAACTATAAATTATACGTCTATTAAAGTATCAAAAGAAATTAAATTTTGGAAACTAGCATTAGACAATACTTTTTTATATCAAAATGTAGAAAACTCAGACAAAACGCTAAATGTTCCACAATTTGTAACAAGAAATTCACTTTATTTTTCAGAACATATATTCAAAAAAGCCATGTTTATTCAAACAGGAATTATTTTCAATTATTTTACAGAATATTATGCTAACGACTATAACCCATTATTGGGAGAATTTTATGTCCAAAATGAAAGAAAAATTGGAGGATTTCCTATGTTTGATTTCTTTATAAACGCAAAAGTTCGTCAAACAAGAATATTTCTAAAAGCTGAGCATTTTAATTCAGCTTGGACAGGATACAATTTTTATTCAGCACCAAACTACCCGTACAGAGATTTTATTGTTCGATTTGGATTAGTTTGGAATTTTTTCAAATAA
- a CDS encoding SusC/RagA family TonB-linked outer membrane protein has translation MRSKFKWISTLILAIFIQFSFSQEKEIRGTVSDELGPIPGANVVVKGTSRGVTADFDGNYSIKASQGDVLVFSFVGKKTLTVQVGQSSQYNVTLEDDVIKGNEVVVSGYFSETRGKVTGSISTIKAETIENVPLGSFDQILQGQAPGITVQSGSGQPGRAAKVRIRGTSSINGGNNPLYILDGVPISAGDFASLNANDFENVSVLKDASSTSIYGSRASGGVIVITSKKGKFNEDTQFTYRSQIGFTQIGKPNFEMMDSFQLLNFQRLIGSGLGAGKTDAEIAEIAKVNTDWADVFFRTGKTTSHELSVRGGSEKTRFYNSLSYFEQEGIAERSDLQRFTFRSNMENKASDKTTLGYNISLNFSKQNEIDSEGAVALQNPYAAAYLGSPYHPVYNADGSYAVGPGRVGPNAYENLVENQRYRNQIKVVGSVYGERELARNLKARVDFGVDFTNNYTVRSADPATQSGISTTPGNRGFYRQDNDYFAKFNTTSRLVYSNTFAEKHDFEASVFLEYIKEHFKSGGFTGYGINPSLVGYPSGITTGSTANGLIPATRGTDVENGLLSYFGVVKYGYDDRYKLDLSFRRDASNRFSDANKWGTFWSVGSSWNIHREAFMENNSLFQELRLRVSYGTTGNQQGINSFQQFATWGGTGFAYGGASGIGQTSIPNPQLQWEEGTKANIGVDFAIFNRRLTGTVEYYNNTTDKLFIQQTLPLESGLGVLDVNAGKMSNKGFDVNLEGFIVRNDNLSFSLYGNFNYNKNNIESLGQVSEFVLGTSIVREGLPFGSHFAVGWAGVNPANGEPLYYDSNGNVTNNFSDDNATANWGTYEPVYSGGFGHRLSYKGFDFSTLFTFAGDYFRYNNQTFFQENPNFAQYNLSTAMLNMWQNPGDITEIQSYQYNREFSSKDIEDASYLRFRNVQVGYSFSKKALSGIKYIDNIRIYAQAQNLATWTKFTGFDPEDDNNIAQYEYPTPRIYTFGVDVKF, from the coding sequence ATGAGATCAAAATTTAAATGGATTTCTACGCTTATTTTGGCGATTTTTATTCAATTCTCTTTTTCGCAAGAAAAAGAAATAAGAGGTACTGTGTCCGATGAATTAGGTCCGATTCCTGGAGCTAATGTTGTGGTTAAGGGTACTTCAAGAGGGGTTACTGCAGATTTTGATGGTAACTATTCTATTAAGGCTTCACAAGGTGATGTTTTAGTTTTTAGCTTTGTAGGTAAGAAGACTCTTACTGTACAAGTTGGACAATCTTCTCAGTATAATGTAACATTAGAAGATGATGTAATTAAAGGGAACGAAGTTGTTGTTAGTGGTTATTTTTCTGAGACTCGAGGGAAAGTAACGGGATCTATCTCAACTATTAAGGCTGAAACAATTGAAAATGTTCCATTAGGGTCTTTCGATCAAATTTTACAAGGGCAAGCACCTGGTATAACTGTTCAGTCTGGTTCTGGTCAGCCTGGTAGAGCGGCTAAAGTTAGAATTAGAGGTACATCTTCGATAAATGGAGGTAATAATCCTTTATATATTTTAGATGGTGTGCCAATTTCAGCAGGTGATTTTGCATCTTTAAACGCAAATGATTTTGAAAATGTATCTGTTTTAAAAGATGCTTCTTCAACATCTATATACGGTTCTAGAGCTTCTGGGGGTGTAATTGTAATTACTAGTAAAAAAGGTAAATTTAATGAAGATACTCAATTTACGTATCGTTCACAAATTGGATTTACTCAAATCGGGAAGCCAAACTTTGAAATGATGGATTCGTTTCAGTTGTTAAATTTCCAAAGATTAATAGGAAGTGGATTAGGAGCAGGAAAAACAGATGCAGAAATTGCAGAAATTGCAAAAGTTAATACGGATTGGGCTGATGTATTCTTCAGAACAGGAAAAACAACTTCTCATGAATTAAGTGTTAGAGGTGGTTCAGAGAAGACACGTTTTTATAACTCTTTAAGCTATTTTGAACAAGAAGGTATTGCTGAAAGATCTGATTTACAGCGATTTACTTTTAGGTCAAATATGGAGAATAAAGCTTCTGATAAAACAACATTAGGGTATAATATTTCGCTTAATTTTTCAAAGCAAAATGAGATTGATAGTGAAGGTGCTGTTGCTCTTCAAAATCCTTATGCTGCGGCTTATTTAGGTTCTCCTTATCATCCTGTATATAATGCGGATGGTTCTTATGCTGTAGGTCCAGGACGTGTTGGTCCTAATGCTTATGAGAATTTAGTTGAAAATCAGAGATATCGTAATCAGATTAAGGTTGTTGGTTCTGTTTATGGAGAGAGAGAATTAGCTAGAAATTTAAAAGCTAGAGTTGATTTTGGTGTTGATTTTACGAATAATTATACAGTAAGATCAGCTGACCCAGCTACACAATCAGGTATTAGTACTACCCCTGGAAATAGAGGTTTTTATAGACAAGATAATGATTATTTTGCTAAATTTAATACAACTTCAAGGTTAGTTTATTCTAATACTTTTGCTGAAAAGCATGATTTTGAAGCTAGTGTCTTTTTAGAATATATTAAGGAGCATTTTAAATCAGGTGGATTTACTGGTTATGGTATAAATCCTTCACTGGTTGGATATCCTTCAGGTATAACAACTGGTTCAACGGCTAATGGATTAATTCCTGCAACTAGAGGTACTGACGTTGAAAATGGTTTGTTGTCGTATTTTGGAGTTGTTAAGTATGGTTATGATGATAGATATAAATTAGATTTGTCTTTTAGACGTGATGCGTCAAATAGATTTTCTGATGCAAACAAATGGGGAACTTTCTGGTCAGTAGGTTCAAGTTGGAATATTCACCGTGAAGCGTTTATGGAAAATAATAGTTTATTTCAAGAATTACGTTTACGTGTAAGTTATGGTACAACAGGAAATCAACAAGGTATTAATTCATTTCAACAGTTTGCTACTTGGGGAGGAACTGGTTTTGCTTATGGAGGTGCTTCAGGTATAGGTCAAACATCAATTCCAAACCCTCAATTACAATGGGAAGAAGGAACAAAAGCTAATATAGGTGTTGATTTTGCTATTTTTAATAGAAGGTTAACAGGTACTGTTGAGTATTACAATAATACTACAGATAAATTATTTATTCAACAAACTCTTCCTTTAGAATCTGGTTTAGGAGTATTAGATGTTAATGCTGGTAAAATGAGTAATAAAGGTTTTGATGTTAATTTAGAAGGTTTCATAGTTAGAAATGATAACTTGTCTTTTAGTCTTTATGGTAATTTCAATTATAATAAAAATAATATCGAAAGCTTAGGTCAAGTATCTGAGTTTGTTTTAGGAACTTCAATTGTTAGAGAGGGTCTTCCTTTTGGATCTCATTTTGCAGTTGGATGGGCAGGTGTTAATCCAGCAAATGGTGAGCCATTATACTATGATTCAAATGGTAATGTAACTAATAATTTCTCAGATGATAATGCTACAGCTAATTGGGGAACTTATGAGCCTGTTTATTCAGGAGGTTTTGGTCATAGATTAAGTTATAAAGGTTTTGATTTTTCTACACTTTTTACTTTTGCGGGTGATTATTTTAGATACAATAATCAAACATTCTTCCAAGAGAATCCAAATTTTGCTCAGTATAATTTGTCAACAGCAATGTTAAATATGTGGCAAAATCCTGGCGATATTACAGAGATTCAAAGTTATCAATATAATAGAGAGTTTTCTTCAAAAGATATTGAAGATGCATCTTATTTAAGATTTAGAAATGTTCAAGTAGGATATTCTTTTTCTAAGAAAGCTTTATCAGGAATTAAGTATATTGATAATATAAGAATTTATGCTCAAGCACAAAATTTAGCTACATGGACTAAGTTTACTGGGTTTGATCCTGAAGATGATAATAATATTGCACAATATGAATATCCTACACCAAGAATTTATACTTTCGGTGTTGATGTTAAATTTTAA
- a CDS encoding RagB/SusD family nutrient uptake outer membrane protein: MKKIKNLFLSAVILTSLFSCEDAYRIDPADEITDQNAIVNMDDLGRAVLGVYSRVGTRIDGDNFIAWSAYFTDECKKPQSNRGQGVQVHTWSINSGTNEAEKYYGDLYASINRANTVLEKIDAVPATTTADVNLKEKYKAELKVIRAMAHFDLMRFFSKSYDPSSLATTIVDHVIVFETLPRNTVGEVTAFVNNELADAYDVLEMYGSNADVTRVTPLAVQALRARVALYTKDYASAVTYSQEVIDGIPLAANPTEYTDIWTDASNAEIVFKLKRVTGNNQVGRLFTDSNGDVFYEVSNGLFQTFDANDVRSFTLTQSGGADRRVGKYVGPSSDFGLADIKVLRVAEMYLINAEAHVLKAAPDFAAAELAINTLRQSRRITPSALPDVAFSDEADAIDKILLERRKELAFEGHRFFDLKRFNLGVDRLASDVLLNDFAEDLAPGDHRFTLPIPQQAIFSNGTLIQNPGY, encoded by the coding sequence ATGAAGAAAATTAAAAATTTATTTCTTTCAGCTGTAATTCTAACTTCATTGTTTTCATGTGAAGATGCATATAGAATTGATCCAGCGGATGAGATTACAGATCAGAATGCCATTGTTAATATGGATGATCTTGGAAGAGCTGTTTTGGGAGTATATTCAAGAGTAGGGACTAGGATTGATGGTGATAATTTTATCGCTTGGTCAGCTTATTTTACTGATGAATGTAAAAAACCTCAAAGTAATAGAGGACAAGGAGTTCAAGTTCATACATGGTCGATTAATAGTGGTACTAATGAAGCAGAAAAGTATTATGGTGATCTTTATGCTTCAATTAATAGAGCAAATACAGTTTTAGAAAAAATTGATGCTGTTCCTGCTACAACTACTGCGGATGTAAATTTGAAGGAGAAATATAAAGCTGAATTAAAAGTAATTAGAGCTATGGCTCATTTTGATTTAATGCGTTTCTTTTCAAAGTCATATGATCCTTCTTCTTTAGCAACAACAATTGTAGATCATGTAATTGTATTTGAAACTCTTCCTAGAAATACAGTTGGAGAAGTTACTGCATTTGTTAATAATGAATTAGCTGATGCTTATGATGTTTTGGAAATGTATGGTAGTAATGCTGATGTAACAAGGGTTACACCTTTAGCAGTTCAAGCTTTAAGAGCAAGAGTTGCTTTGTATACTAAAGATTATGCTTCAGCAGTTACATATTCTCAAGAAGTTATTGATGGAATTCCTCTTGCAGCTAATCCAACAGAATATACAGATATTTGGACAGATGCAAGTAATGCTGAAATTGTATTTAAACTAAAAAGAGTTACTGGAAATAACCAAGTAGGAAGACTTTTTACAGACTCTAATGGGGATGTTTTTTATGAAGTTTCAAATGGATTGTTTCAAACATTTGATGCTAATGATGTAAGATCTTTTACACTTACTCAATCTGGTGGAGCAGATCGTAGAGTTGGTAAATATGTTGGCCCATCTTCAGATTTCGGTTTGGCAGATATTAAAGTATTAAGAGTTGCGGAAATGTATCTTATTAATGCAGAAGCTCATGTTTTAAAAGCTGCTCCTGATTTTGCAGCTGCGGAATTAGCTATTAATACGCTTAGACAAAGTAGAAGAATAACTCCTTCGGCTTTACCAGATGTTGCTTTTTCTGACGAAGCGGATGCAATTGATAAAATTTTACTTGAAAGAAGAAAAGAATTAGCATTTGAAGGGCATAGATTTTTTGACCTTAAAAGATTTAATTTAGGAGTTGATAGACTTGCATCTGATGTTTTATTAAATGATTTTGCAGAAGATTTAGCTCCTGGGGATCACAGATTTACATTGCCAATTCCACAGCAAGCTATTTTCTCAAATGGGACATTGATTCAAAATCCAGGATATTAA